Part of the Polyangia bacterium genome is shown below.
TCGAAGCCGACCGAATAGGTCTGCAGCGGCCGGTTCACGAGCGCGCTCATCAGGCCGACGATGGCGCTGGAGTCCACGCCGCCCGAGAGCAAGCAGGCGATCGGCACGTCGCTCATCAGGCGCTTCTTCACCGCCGCCTTCAGCAGATCGCCGACCTTGGCGATGCTCTCTTTTTCGTCGGCGTGGCGCGGCCAGGGCTTGTCGCCCAGCGCCGACCAGTAGCGTTCGATCTTCACGTTGCCCAGGCGATCGGCGATCAGGCGGTGCCCGGCCGGCAGCTTCTTGATGCCGGCGAACAGCGTGTACGGCGGCGGCACGTTGCCGAAGGTCAAATACAGGTTCAGCGCCTCTGGATCGATGTCGCGCGCGACGTCGGGATGGGCCAGCAGGGCTTTGATCTCCGACCCGAACAGCAGCTTGCCGTTGCTGAGGTGGTAATAGATCGGCTTTTTCCCCATCCGATCGCGCGCCAGCACCAGCCGCCCGCGCAGGTCGTCCCAGATCCCCAGCGCGAACATCCCGTCCAGCGCTTGCAGGCAGTCGGGGCCGTCTTCCTCGTACTGGTGGATGATGACGTCGGTGTCTGACTGCGAACGGAACTTGTGGCCCTTGGCGCTCAGATTCGGGCGCAACGATTCGTGGTTGTAGATCTCGCCGTTGAAGGTGATCCACACCGTGCCGTCCTCGTTGGACATCGGCTGATGTCCGGCCGGCGACAGGTCGACGATCGACAGCCGCCGATGGCCGAGGGCCACGCGCCGATCATTCGAAAGATACACGCCGGCGTCATCAGGTCCGCGGTGCTTGATGGCCTCGCGCATGCGCAGCAGCGCCTCGCCGTCGTCGCGCGGTGTTCCTCCGAAGTTGAAGATTCCGACGATCCCGCACATGCGATCAGCGCTCTCCCGCGAGCGCGACCAGGGATGAGCCGGTCGACCTCGACGACCTCGACGACCTAATCATGGAGCCAGCACCTCGCCCACCGTCACAAGCTCGAATCCCGCCCCTTGCAAGCCCCTGACGATACGCGGCAAGGCGTCCAGCGTCCAGCGTTGGCCCTCGTGCAGAAGGACGATGTCGCCCGACACCACGCGATCGGGCGTCAGCTGCAGGGCCACCTCGTCGGCGTTCTTGAGGTGCGCGTCGCCGGAATCCGCCGACCAGAGCACCGTGGTGTAGCCGGCACGGGTGCAGCGAAGCAGCGACTGCAGGGACGTCGACCCGTGCGGCGGCCGCACCAGCGGTCGGCGGGTGCGTGGGGGCGGCAGCAGCGCGGTGGTGTTGGTGAGCTCGTCGCGCAGCTCGTGCGGGGCCATGCGCGTGAAACGGCGGTGCGTGTATCCGTGGCCAGCCACTTCGTGCCCACGCGCCACGATGTCCAGCACCATCGATCGCCGTTCGTGACAGTTCTTGCCGACCAGAAAGAACGTCACCCGGATGCCCAGACGATCCAGCAGCGACAGGTATTGCGGCGTCATCTCGTCGGGGCCGTCGTCGAACGTCAGGGCCAGCCGTTTCTTCTTGGTGGTCCCGCGCCGCACCAGCACCGACGCCGGCAGCAGGCTGGCGCCGGCCCGCCGCACCTTGCTGGCCAGCGGGCTGTTCGTCGAGACGCCGCTCATCGCGCCCATGCCTTGAAAGCTGTCGCTTGGTTTCATGTCAGGCCACGCTCGCGAATCGTTGTGCCGACGGTCCGTGCTCGTGCACCGCGCGCGTCAACACCGCTTCCAAACGCGCGGCGCTGTCCTCCCAGCCGCGCCGTCCGCCCAGCGCCGCCACCGCGTCGGCGTCGTAGGCGCGCGCCGCCGCGCGATCCAGCGCCGCCGCCAGCGCCGGCACGTCGCCGACCGGCACCAGCTCGCCCAGGTCGGGTGAGTTGACCACGTCGGGGATGCCGCCCACGTCGGTGCCGATCACCCGCCGCCCGCAGGCCAGCGCCTCCAGCACCACGTTGGGCGTGCCTTCGTGGTGGCTGGGAAGCACCAGGGTGTCGCAGGCGGCCATCCACTGCGCCACCTGCTCGTGGGTCTTCTCGCCGGCGAAGAGCACCCGATCGCCGAGATCCTTCGTCACGTCCTTGCACGCCGCCATCGCCTTGCCGTTGCCCACCATCACCAGCGTGGCCTGGTTGTCGCCGGCCGCTTTCGAGCCAGCGAAGGCGCGGCACAGATCCAGCGCGCCCTTGGCTTCTTCCACGCGCCCGACGAACAGCAGCCAGCGCCGGCCATCAGCGCCGTGACCAAGCGACGCGCGCCCGGCGGCGCGATCCTGCGGCCGAAACAGCTCCCGGTCGACACCGTTGCCGACGATGTCCACCCGCTCGCGCGGAACGCCGAGGGCGATTACTTTTTCAGCCAGCGCGCGGCTGACCGCCACCACGCGATCGGCGTGCGGCAATGCCAGGCGCATGTTCTGCCGCGGCCCAAAGCGTGTCGACAGCACGTCGACATCCGACCCGTGCAGCTTGACCACCGCCGGTGCGCCCACCAGCTGGGCCAGCGCCAGCGCCGCCACGCCGTCGGGATAGGCCCACGATCCCAGGATGACGTCGAACTGCCCGCGGCGCTTCAGCACCGACGGCAGCACCGACGCAGCATAGAACGCGCCCATCAGACCCTGGCCGACGCGCGGGATGTAAAAAAAACGCGGATGGGTCACCGGCACGCCGTCGATGGTCTCGTGCGCCGGCACGTCGCTGAGGCGCCCCGTCGACGACCAGCGCCCGAACAAACCCGCCGCCGGGAACCAGGGGATGGTGGCCAGCACCTCGACGTCGCAACGACGGGACAGGGCCACGAATTGCTGGCGGTTGAACGGCGCCGACAGCGGTTCCTTGGCGTTGGGAAAGATCTTGGTGATGATCAGAACCCGCAGGCGACGCCCGCTGGACGTCGCCCCCGACGGTTGGTCTGCGGGAAGGTGACCGGTCATATTCCGGCCAAGATGATTGGGCGAACCCGAGCGCAAGGCAAGGGGGCCCCGGCCCGCTTATGGGACGTAGACGACGTCGCCGGGCAGCAGGACCAGGTTCATGTCTGGCCGCGTCCCGTTCAGGATCGCCGTGTAATCAACGGGGATACGCTTGGGCCGGCCGTCCTTGTCACTGCGCATGATGACCGTCTGTTCGACGTCGCCGAATCGGTTCGGTCCTCCGGCCAGGGCCATCGCCTCCGCCACCGTCACATAGTGGGTGGCGGTGAAGGCGCCGCCGTGTTCGACGTTGCCGCTGACCGTAAATCGATAGCTGCTGACCGACGCCACCGCCACCGTCACGGTGGCCGCTTCCTTGATGAAGGCGGACAGTTTGGTGGAGATCTCGTTGCGCAGATCGGTGGTGGTGCGGCCAGCGGCGCGCATGTCGCCGATTAACGGCAAGGTGATGGTGCCGTCGGGCCGCACGGTGGCGTCCACCGACAGATCGACGTTGTGCCAGACTGACACGTGCAGCACGTCCGACGGACCCAGCACGAACTCGTGTTTGCGCGGATCGGGCTCCGACGCGTAGTCGTAGTTGGCCATTGTCGTGCCGCAGCCCGTGACCGACGCCAGCGTCGCCGCCAGGATGACCGTCGGCAGACAGGCCCGCACCCAGGGTGAGGATGAAATGTGAGCAAGCCGTCCTGACACGCTCTTTCAAATATCATAAGGTCCTTCGGCACCCTAATGTTTGCGATCCCTGGCCTTGCTGGACTGCTGCTGTTCGTTTACTTGCGGCCGCAGGAGATCTTCGAGCCGCTGGCCGGCGTCACCTTCGCCATGGCCACGTCGCTGGTGGTGCTGGGCATCATCCTGGACTGGCGGTTGTCGATCACCCGACCGCGCTGGTCGCGGGTGACGGGCTTGTCGGCGGCGTTTTTCAGCTGGTCGATGTTGACCGCGGTGATCCTGGCCCCGTCGCACCTGACGTTCATCGTCGCCATCTCGTCGGTGGCGGTGGTGATGTACGTGGTGATCGCCGAGGGCGTGCAAAGCTTTCGCGCGCTGGAGGTGATGCTGGGGTTGGTCCTGGGCATCATCTTGGTGCTGGCGCTGGTGGGCATCCACCAGGGCTTTTCGCCCACCATGTGCATCCTGCGCAGCGGCGCCGGCGACGTGGGCAGCGGCGAGGTGATCACCGACGGGCGATCGTGCGCCACGGCAGAAGACTGCGATCGCGACCGACCTGATCCGGAGGCCGAATACTGGTGCGATCACGTCGGCCTGTTCGGGACCTCGGCGGTGGGCGGACGGGTCCGCTACCGCGGCATCCTGCAGGACCCGAACGAGATGGCCTGGGTGCTGAGCCTGGGCGTCCCGATGGCCTTCACCTTCTTCGAGCGCAAGCGTTCGCTGACGCGTTTCCTGCTGGCGCTAGGCACGACCGTCGCCGTGATGATCTGCGTGGTGATGACCCGGTCGCGCAGCGGCCAGATGTCATTGCTGGTGGTGCTGGGCGCGTATTTCATTCGCCGCTTTCGCTGGAAGGGTGCGCTGGTGGGCGCGGTGCTGGCGCTGCCGCTGCTGGCGTACGGCGGTCGCTCCGGCGCCGAGGCCGAATCGTCGTCGACCGAACGTCTGGAGTGCTGGCAGGCCGGCATCGAGATGTGGAAGGAGATGCCCTTCACCGGCGTCGGCTACGGCAACTTCGGCGAGCACCATTCGCTCACCGCGCACAACTCGTTCATCTTGACGCTGGCCGAGACCGGGCCGCTGGGGCTCTTCCTGTTCACTGCGCTTTTGTACGCGGCCATCAAGATGCTGGCGCAAGCGGTGCGCGACTTTTCCCATTCGCCCGGCGCCGAGGTGGCCGGCCAGTGGGCGATGGCCCTTCTGGCCGGCATGCTGGGCACGCTGGTGTCGGTGTTCTTTCTGTCGATCGCCTACAACGCCATCCTCTGGGTGTTCCTGGGCTTCGTGGCGGCGTTCTATGCGGCGGTGATTCGCCACCAGCCGCGCTGGAAGGTGCCGTTCGGATGGAAAGACCTGACGGTGATCGGCGCCTTCGACTTCACGCTGATCGCGGCGATTGCCGTCTACATTCGCTTGAAGGGAATCTGAGCCGCCGTCACCAGGTGATGCGCTGGCCGCCGGTGAGGTGGCGCCACAGACCCACCACGGCGGCGGCGTTCAGCACGACGAACGTGCGCGCCACGCCGGCCAGCCGTCCGGCCCGCTGGCCGACCAGCGCGGCGCCGTAAAACCCCGCCTGGCCGAGACACAGCAACGCCAACGTCGCCGCGCAGAAGCCCGACGCGCGCAAAGCCCCGACCAGCGATGCGGCCGCCAGGCTCAACAGCAACCACGGCGCTATCAGGCGCATGAGCTTGTGCGACACAGTCTCGAACCAGGCCGGGTTGCGCAGCGGCACCAGCAGCGCTGGCATCATGGCGAACAGCTGATAGTTGCCGGCCAGCGTGCGCACCTTGCGGCGGAATTCCTGGTCGTCCTCGAACGCCGAATCGTATGCCTCGGCTTCGGTGACGAACAGAACGCGGCGCCCGCGCAGGCGCAGTTGCATGGGGATCCATACGTCATCGAGGACGATGTCGGCCGGCAAGGGGGAAAGATCGTCGCGGCGAACCATGGCGATCGATCCGCTCATGCCCACCACGCTGCGGAAACGCGACTCTTGCCGGCGAATCCAGTTTTCATAGCGCCAGTAGACGCCGCTGCCGGCGCCGCCGGTCAGCACCAGGTTGCCGGTGGTGCAACCCATCTCCGGGTGGCGAAACGGCGCCGCCAGGGCGCGAGCCGAATTAGGCGACAGCGGCTGGCGCGCGTCGTTGAGCAACAGCAGCTCGCCTTTGGCCATCCCGCGCACCTTGTTGATCGCCGTCGGCTTGCCCAGGCGTTCTGTCGAGGCCTGGACCGTGATGCGGCCGCCGGCCCGCGGCTGGGCGGCGATCCGGCGCGCCCCGGCTTCCGTGTCGTCGGAGCAACC
Proteins encoded:
- a CDS encoding glycosyltransferase family 4 protein, with the protein product MTGHLPADQPSGATSSGRRLRVLIITKIFPNAKEPLSAPFNRQQFVALSRRCDVEVLATIPWFPAAGLFGRWSSTGRLSDVPAHETIDGVPVTHPRFFYIPRVGQGLMGAFYAASVLPSVLKRRGQFDVILGSWAYPDGVAALALAQLVGAPAVVKLHGSDVDVLSTRFGPRQNMRLALPHADRVVAVSRALAEKVIALGVPRERVDIVGNGVDRELFRPQDRAAGRASLGHGADGRRWLLFVGRVEEAKGALDLCRAFAGSKAAGDNQATLVMVGNGKAMAACKDVTKDLGDRVLFAGEKTHEQVAQWMAACDTLVLPSHHEGTPNVVLEALACGRRVIGTDVGGIPDVVNSPDLGELVPVGDVPALAAALDRAAARAYDADAVAALGGRRGWEDSAARLEAVLTRAVHEHGPSAQRFASVA
- a CDS encoding O-antigen ligase family protein gives rise to the protein MFAIPGLAGLLLFVYLRPQEIFEPLAGVTFAMATSLVVLGIILDWRLSITRPRWSRVTGLSAAFFSWSMLTAVILAPSHLTFIVAISSVAVVMYVVIAEGVQSFRALEVMLGLVLGIILVLALVGIHQGFSPTMCILRSGAGDVGSGEVITDGRSCATAEDCDRDRPDPEAEYWCDHVGLFGTSAVGGRVRYRGILQDPNEMAWVLSLGVPMAFTFFERKRSLTRFLLALGTTVAVMICVVMTRSRSGQMSLLVVLGAYFIRRFRWKGALVGAVLALPLLAYGGRSGAEAESSSTERLECWQAGIEMWKEMPFTGVGYGNFGEHHSLTAHNSFILTLAETGPLGLFLFTALLYAAIKMLAQAVRDFSHSPGAEVAGQWAMALLAGMLGTLVSVFFLSIAYNAILWVFLGFVAAFYAAVIRHQPRWKVPFGWKDLTVIGAFDFTLIAAIAVYIRLKGI
- a CDS encoding polysaccharide biosynthesis/export family protein gives rise to the protein MSGRLAHISSSPWVRACLPTVILAATLASVTGCGTTMANYDYASEPDPRKHEFVLGPSDVLHVSVWHNVDLSVDATVRPDGTITLPLIGDMRAAGRTTTDLRNEISTKLSAFIKEAATVTVAVASVSSYRFTVSGNVEHGGAFTATHYVTVAEAMALAGGPNRFGDVEQTVIMRSDKDGRPKRIPVDYTAILNGTRPDMNLVLLPGDVVYVP
- a CDS encoding glycosyltransferase family 2 protein, producing the protein MIAALVMVTIALLAYTYVGYPIVIGVLARLSPLRLPERPIPPDAALPTITVCLPVWNGAALLPAKLDSLLAQDYPAEKLDIIVYCDGCSDDTEAGARRIAAQPRAGGRITVQASTERLGKPTAINKVRGMAKGELLLLNDARQPLSPNSARALAAPFRHPEMGCTTGNLVLTGGAGSGVYWRYENWIRRQESRFRSVVGMSGSIAMVRRDDLSPLPADIVLDDVWIPMQLRLRGRRVLFVTEAEAYDSAFEDDQEFRRKVRTLAGNYQLFAMMPALLVPLRNPAWFETVSHKLMRLIAPWLLLSLAAASLVGALRASGFCAATLALLCLGQAGFYGAALVGQRAGRLAGVARTFVVLNAAAVVGLWRHLTGGQRITW
- a CDS encoding polysaccharide deacetylase family protein, whose product is MKPSDSFQGMGAMSGVSTNSPLASKVRRAGASLLPASVLVRRGTTKKKRLALTFDDGPDEMTPQYLSLLDRLGIRVTFFLVGKNCHERRSMVLDIVARGHEVAGHGYTHRRFTRMAPHELRDELTNTTALLPPPRTRRPLVRPPHGSTSLQSLLRCTRAGYTTVLWSADSGDAHLKNADEVALQLTPDRVVSGDIVLLHEGQRWTLDALPRIVRGLQGAGFELVTVGEVLAP